The Mytilus galloprovincialis chromosome 2, xbMytGall1.hap1.1, whole genome shotgun sequence genome has a window encoding:
- the LOC143062199 gene encoding barH-like 1 homeobox protein, translating to MSRSACASPCSADEEESINVEKCDSDDEQTTGSKTIEKCPLQKPENLVSPNKCNNIDNTFPSPPRRSFFITDILSDANKNTGNLSAFKPLRVPTNFFSSQTLSASDDPFRRGLQLGQFKGPHGIGLGKSCSESIKSDDSEDDDDDDCEGKRGSGDEESSSHLMKTKKPRKARTAFTDHQLNSLEKTFEKQKYLSVQDRMELAAKLNLTDTQVKTWYQNRRTKWKRQTAVGLELLAEAGNYAAVQRMLQSNPYWFTYHPQATSIISNFDALYYRQGESALTSPRPTLPRMFIHGIQQHVNHLSTPPVFSPENRS from the exons ATGTCACGTTCAGCATGTGCCTCTCCTTGTTCTGCCGACGAAGAGGAATCAATTAACGTTGAAAAATGTGATTCAGATGACGAACAGACGACAGGaagcaaaacaattgaaaaatgtCCATTACAAAAACCAGAAAATTTAGTGTCACCAAATAAGTGTAATAATATTGACAATACTTTTCCTAGTCCGCCAAGAAGATCTTTCTTTATAACAGACATTTTATCAGATGCTAATAAAAACACTGGAAACCTCTCAGCATTCAAACCTCTACGGGTACCAACAAACTTTTTCTCCTCACAAACATTATCAGCGTCAGATGATCCGTTTAGAAGAGGCTTACAGCTAGGACAGTTTAAAGGTCCTCATGGTATAGGTCTTGGGAAATCTTGTTCAGAAAGCATCAAGTCAGATGATTCGGAagacgatgacgatgatgattGTGAAG GTAAGAGAGGAAGTGGAGACGAAGAATCCTCCTCACATTTAATGAAAACAAAGAAACCAAGAAAAGCACGAACTGCTTTTACTGACCACCAGCTCAATTCACTGGAAAAAACGTTTGAGAAACAGAAGTACCTCAGTGTGCAGGATAGGATGGAACTGGCTGCTAAGCTTAATCTGACAGATACACAGGTCAAGACTTGGTATCAAAACAGAAG AACAAAATGGAAACGACAAACTGCAGTAGGTCTTGAGTTACTTGCTGAAGCTGGAAACTATGCAGCAGTTCAACGCATGCTCCAAAGCAATCCATACTGGTTTACATACCACCCACAAGCAACTAGTATAATCTCTAATTTTGACGCTTTATATTACCGCCAGGGGGAATCAGCTTTGACGTCACCACGACCTACACTTCCCCGGATGTTTATTCACGGGATACAGCAACACGTTAATCACCTGAGCACGCCGCCAGTTTTTTCACCAGAAAACAGAAGCTGA